CGCTCGCGCACCAGTACGCGCAGGCGCTGATCGCGACCGAGCGCTTCGACGAGGCGGCGCGCTTCCTGCGCGACCAGACCCAGCAGTATCGCGAGGAAGGCAAGCTGCACGACATGCTGGCCCGGACCTATGCCAAGCAGGGCAAGTTCGCGCTGCAGCACATGTCGCTGGCGGAGTCGTACGTGCTGGCCGGCGCCGTGCCGGCGGCGATGGCCCAGTTCGAACTGGCGCGCAAGGCCAGCGATGTGTCGTTCTACGACCAGGCCGTGATCGATGCGCGCGTGCGCGAACTCGAAGAACGCCAGAAGAAGGCGAAGGAAGAAGCCGAGGAACGGTGATTACGGCGCCGGCGTCCGGTTGAATCCGAACTTGCTTGATAGGTCGCTGCCGCCGATCCGCTCGACGGCAAGGCGCTTGCCATTCCACGGCAGCACCAGCGCGCCCGCGCCATGTTCCAGCCACGCCATCACCGCGTCGTCCGAGGCCGCCGCGCCATCGAGTTCCAGCAGGCTCAGCACCTGCGCGACGTCGCGGTCGTCCAGCTGCGCCACCCTGTCTCCCGCCACGAACACCAGCGCGCCGGCGTCGTTCAGGTAGACCTGTTCGACGTCCGCCAGCGCCTGCCCGGTCTGCAGCAC
This portion of the Telluria beijingensis genome encodes:
- a CDS encoding DUF2946 family protein, whose product is MDDIVKQAMAKWPNVPHCYGWLALDARGGWRMRDEAAQRADAAGDRLNNPALVGFINRNYLHDERGNWYFQNGPQRVYVNLEATPFIARTDPQQGLVLQTGQALADVEQVYLNDAGALVFVAGDRVAQLDDRDVAQVLSLLELDGAAASDDAVMAWLEHGAGALVLPWNGKRLAVERIGGSDLSSKFGFNRTPAP